A region from the Heterodontus francisci isolate sHetFra1 unplaced genomic scaffold, sHetFra1.hap1 HAP1_SCAFFOLD_52, whole genome shotgun sequence genome encodes:
- the LOC137362412 gene encoding scavenger receptor cysteine-rich type 1 protein M130-like, with translation MIYKLLGSGFVSNTGKYGPRLVDEMNRCSGRVEVLHGDLWWTLCDLYFDMEDAKVVCEHLQCGAVNSIPRRAHFGKGTGPVWKENYRCRGNETRLWDCPVSSWEQFSCSHENDASVICTDENWSLRLTNGASHCDGRVEIYCTGSWGRLQDRHWTLNDANVVCTKLGCGEATASYNYSKDGKSEGPVWVNDVQCEGNELQLQNCSLFTLNSSLTDSVDVGVLCAGEQILHRFYKNIKVKCLICSEKCSNTGLLLNQKVYTSGVQSTKTPLTKITNDLLSDCNKYNRCLLLILDLHTAFDMSDHEILLQALSINTRLVPVLSTRS, from the exons TgatttataaattacttggatctggatttgtttccaatacagggaaatatggacctcgattggttgatgagatgaacagatgctctggccgggtggaggtgctacatggagacctGTGGTGGACTCTGTGTGACCTTTACTTCGATATGGAAGACGCCAAAgtggtctgtgagcaccttcaGTGTGGGGCAGTAAACTCAATCCCGAGAAGAGCTCACTTTGGAAAGGGaaccggtccagtgtggaaggaaaattacaggtgtcgggggaacgagacacgattgtgggattgtcctgtttcttcctgggaacagtttagctgctcacatgaaaatgatgccagtgtcatctgtacgg atgaaaattggtcactgaggctgactaacggggcaagccattgtgatgggcgagtggagatttactgcaccggcagctgggggagattgcaggatagacactggaccctgaatgatgccaacgtggtctgtacaaagctgggctgcggtgaagcgacagccagttataactattcaaaggatggaaagagtgaaggacccgtctgggtgaatgatgtccaatgtgaaggaaacgaattgcagctccagaactgcagcttattcacattgaattcgtctctgacTGACAGTGTGGATGTCGGGGTCCTGTGTGCAGGTGAACAAATTCTTCACCgtttttacaaaaacataaaagtgaaatgtctaatctgctcagAAAAGTG TTCAAATACTGGTTTGCTGCTCAACCAgaaggtctacacatctggagttcaatc gaccAAAACACCTCTTACCAAAATCACAAATGACCTCCTAAGTGATTGTAACAAATATAACCGGTGCCTTCTGCTCATTCTTGACTTGCATACAGCTTTTGATATGAGTGATCATGAAATTCTGCTCCAAGCCCTCTCCATTAACACCCGGCTGGTTCCAGTCTTATCTACACGGTCATAG